The genomic region CGAGGCCGACGACCGCGACGCCGCGGTCGCCTACCGCCACGAGCGCGGCCGAACCATGGACGACGTGATGGTCGCCACGCTCCCGCTGATGACGCTCAACACGGCGAAACAGCACCACAACGTCGACGTGATGGCCGACTCGCCGTCGGGCGACATCGTCGCCTACGGGGACGTGACGCGGTCGGTCGCGCTCGGGCACGCCCGCTCGGACGAGGCCACCTACCGCGAGATCGGCTGTGACGACGAGCGCTTCCACACGTTCGTCACGCCCGGCGACACCGTCTACGGCTTCACCCGGGTACTCGACACGGGCGAATCCGACGCGACTGCCGGCACCGTCACGTTCGAACACATCGCTTTCAACCAGCGCGACGAGCCCGTCTACTCGGGTACCCGCCGCGCCCGCATCCAGACGAGGAACTAACCATGCCAGGACTCGCACGCACCTTCCAGACCGCACCGGCCGCCGTCCCCCGCGACAACACGGCGAAGTATCTCGACTCCGCACTCGGCGCGGAGGGCTTCGAAGCCCCCGACTGGCTCGTGCCAGACCTCGAAGACGGCACCGCGCCGGACATGAAGGCTGAGGCGCTGGAGAACGTCATCGACCGTCTCCCCGGGCACGCCGATTCGTTCCCCGGTGAAATCTGGCCCCGCGTGCAGTGGGCCTACGACTCTGAGGCCGCCCGCGAACAGGGCCGCGAGGAGATTCACCGGCTCGTCAGCGAGGTCGGCGAACACATCGACGGCGTGGTCGTCCCGAAGGTCGGCCGCCTGGAGGACGTGAAAGACGCCGCCGGTGTCGTCGCCGAGGCCGAGCGCGAGTTCGGGTTCGAGGACGGCGCTATCGGGCTCTCGGTCATCATCGAGACGGCCCAGGCGCGCTCGGACCTGCGGGAGATCTCCCTGTTCGGCCACGATTCCCGCCTCACCGGGCTCGTCTTCGGCCCGGTCGACTACACCGCCGAGCTGGGCGGGCGCGACATCGGTTCGGGTCGCCCGCGGTGGGACGGCCTGCTCGAAGCCATGTCGAACGAGGCGAGCGCGAACGACCTCGTCGCCATCGGCGGTCCCTTCGACCACCTGTTCAAGGAACGCGCCGGCATCACGTTCTACAACGCCGACGGCTACGCCGACCAGGTCGAACACGAGGCCCAGCTCGGCCTCGACGGCTCGTGGTCACTGTACCCCAAGCAGACGGCCCAGGCGAACCGCATCCACATGCCGACCACCGAGGAACTCGAACGGAACGTCCACAAGATAGAGGCGTTCCAGGAGGCCAAGGCCGGCGGAACCGGCGCGGTCACCGTCGACGGGCAGATGGTCGACGAGGCGACGTTCAAGAACTTCGTGAACACGGTCGAGACCGTCCGCGAGATCGACGAGGCACACCCCGACCAGACGAGCGAGATGTACGACGAGACGTTGCTCGAGCGGGCGCTGACCGTGGATACGTCGTGGGAGTGACCGTCAGGACTCCAGCGACTTCTTGAGCAACTCGACGTTCCGCTTGTTCCCCTTCCACATCGCGTCGAAGGCATCACCCACGACCGGAATCGCACCCACGCCCGCGTCGACACCCACGTTCCCGAGCATCCGCACCAGCGTCAGCTTCGGCACGCCGGCCCGGTACGCCTCGGCGACGATGTAGAGCGACACGGCGGCGCTGGCGGCGTCCCCGACACCCGGAACCAGCCCGACCAGCGGGTCGAGCCCGATGCGGATGTTCGTGCCAGGCACCCTGAAAGCGTCGTCGAGCAGGTCCGCGACCAGTTCGGTCCGTCGGACCGCCGGGTGAGACGAAGACGTGTCTGTCATGCTGTACTAGTCGTCGCCAGTCGATATATCTCTGTGGCTGGCCGGACCTGCCGGAGCGTGCTCAGGGCATCTCCACGCCCGTGAACTCGAAGCGCGCGCCGCCATCGGGGCTCTCCGCGATGGACACGTCCCAGCCGTGGGCCTCCGCGACGTTCTTGACGATGGTGAGCCCGAATCCCGTGCCACCGTTGGCGGTCGAGTACCCGGACTCGAACACCTTGTCACGGAGGTCGGGTGGGATACCCGGGCCGTCGTCCTCGATGAAGAACCCACCCTCCAGCGGGCCGACCCTGACGACGGCAACCTCGTCATCGGCGTCTCCGTCGCAGTCGTCGCCTCCATCGACCTCGGCGCCGTGTTCGAGCGCGTTCCGGTACAGGTTCTCGACGAGTTGGCCCAATCGCCCCTCGTCCGCCCGTATCGTCTGCTCGGTCTCGACCTGCAGGAGGGCCTCGTTCGTGCTCGCGCTGATGTTCTGCCAGCACCGCCGGGCGAGCGCGCCAAGGTCGACGTCGTCGGTCTCGTCGATGCTCTGTCCCTGCCTGGCGAGGGTGAGGAGGTCCTCGATGAGCGACTCCATGCGGTCGTGAGCCCGGTCGATGGCGGCCAGGTGTTCGGTGTCGCAATCGTCGCTCGCGAGTTCCGTATGCAGGGCGGCGACGGTCAGTGGTCCCCGGAGGTCGTGGCTGACCACGCTCGCGAACTCCTCGAGGTGCTCGTTCTTCCGTTCCAGCTCCCGCTGGCTGGCGAGTTCGCGGAGGGCCGTGGCGACGCTCTGCCCGAGGATGGTGACGAGCGTGACGTCGGCGTCGTCGAAGGTGCGCTCCTTGGCCGCGCCACAGGACAGCACGCCGAAGCGTGCCAGCGGAACGATGACGGTCGAATCGACGGGGATATCCGCGGCCAGTCGCTTCCGGTTGAGGCACTCGAAGACCTTCGTCTCGCCCGCCTCGAACAGGTCCCAGAGCCAATCCCCCCGGGGATGCGTCGGTTGCTCGGCCTCGACCTCCTCCAGCAGCTCCCGGTGTTCGTCCGTCTGGGCGACCAGCTCGAGGGCGGTCGCGTCGTCGTTCACGAACCAGACCGTCGGCATCGGATAGCCCAGCAGCCGCTCCGCGGCGTCGACGGCGATGTCGGCGATCTCCTGCTCCGTCTCCGCCTCGAGCAGGCGCTGGGTCGCCCCGTGCAGGGCTTCGACCTGTTCTGCCCGTCGCTCGCGCTCGGTCACGTCCAGTTTCGATGCGACGATGTGGGTGACCTCGCCGTCGACGACGACCGGCGCGAGCTTCGTCTGGTAGGTCCGCCTGCCGCCGGGAAGTTCCAGCGTTTCCCTGAACGTCAGCGGCTCCTGGCGCTCGTAGCACTCCCGGTAGTTCGCCTCGAGGGTCGTCCCGGGCTCGGGGCCGAGCACGTCGCGGGGCGTCTTTCCACAGGCGGCCTCGCTGCTCACGCCGAACATCGCCTCGACGACCGGGTTGAGCTGCTGGAACCGGAAGGCCCGTCCCTCGTCGCTGTCGATGAGTGCCAGCCCCGCCTGTGCGTTCCTGAACACCGTCTCGAACTCCTCTTTGAGTTCCTCCAGCTCGCGCTGCTGTCGCTTGCGGTCGGTGATGTCCGTGCTGAGACCGACCAGTCCTTGCAATTCCCCGTTCTCGTCGAAGTACGGGAACTTGTTGTCGAGGAAGACGTGCTCCTCACCGTCGATGTACTGGGTCGCCTCGCTGATGCGGTTCTCCTTACCAGCTAGCACCCGTTCGTCCATCGTCCGGATCTGTCGTGCACTCTCGGCGTCGAAGAGGTCGAAGTCGGTCTTCCCGATTATCTCGTCGGCAGCCATGTCGAAGTAGTCCGCGCCGTGCTCGTTGATGAAGCGGTACCTTCCCTCGACGTCCTTGACGTAGATGGCTTCGAGCGCGTTCGAAACGATGGCGTCCAGCCGTTGCTCCTGACGCTTCCGATTCGTCACGTCCCGTGTGCTGACAATCAGTTCGTCCGCCGACCTGTCGGCGGGACGTTCGGTCCGGACGGATTCGAGCCAGCGCCACGACCCGTCGCGATGCCGGAACCGGTACTCCACCGAGTCCACCGCTTCGGGTTCCTCCAGCGCTTCCTGCAACGCCTCTCTGACACGGTCCCGGTCGTCCGGATGCACGAACATCAGGGCGTTCTTCCCGATCAGCTCCTCCCTGTCGTAGCCGAGTATCCGCTCGACCGACGGGCTCTGGTATTTGACGATACCCGTCGAGTCGATGACCGTGACGATGTCGGTCGTGTGCTGTAAGATCAGTTCATCCTCCCGGGCCCAACTCATTACTCTACGGTAATATTGTAGACAAGAGAGCATAAACTGCGTGCAGGGAGAATAAGCTCGTTAGAGCGTTGCTATATACAGAATACAAACTTTTGTCTGCCTATAGACTATCCGACTTTCTCACTATCAGACCGTTTCGGTCCCCCGGTTTCTGGTGGTGTCGGTCACGGCTGGATGTGGGCACCAGTCCCGGGTTCCAGCACCTGAAATCTGGACCGCTGCCCGGGGGAGCCGGACTGGACTGGGAGCCGCCAGAATCTACGCATTGCTCCTCGTGAATCTTCGTGAGAATGCGGTGGGACTGGGATTCGAACCCAGGAGGCCGAAGGCCACCTGCTTTCAAGGCAGGCGCGTTAGTCCACTCCGCCATCCCACCACGGTCGGGAGTATCTGCGGAACCGTCTAAGACCTGTCGGTCTATTCGCGGACGAGTTCCAGGTCGCCGTCGTCCGCGACCACCGTCAGACCACGATCCTCGATGAACTCGGTGGTGTGGGGTGGGACGATTCGGCCCGCGCGCCGCCGGGCGCGGAGGATGGAGACGACCGAACAGAGGTCGTCGCCGGTCTCGACAGTCTCGTAGTTCGGGAGGAAGTCCACCTCGAGGTCGGCGTCGCGGGCGCGGGCGGTGAGCGTCTCGACCACCGGCGAGGCGAACGCGCCGTCGAAGTCGATGGGTTCGCAGAAGGCGCTCCCCCAGACGCGGCCGTCGCTGGCCGGGCCCAGCACGACATCGGAGCGCCGGAGCTTCATCGAGGCGTTGTCGATGTCCTTCCGGCCGGCCAGCGGGGCAGTCCCGTCGAGAACGAGGACGGAGGCGTGGTCCTCGCGGTCGAGGAGGTGCGTGACGGTGTTGCCGACGCGGCCGTCGTAGGTCGAGCCGACCTGCACCTCGAAGCGCGTCTCGTCGGCGCTGCCGAGGGCGTCCGCGGCGACGGCGCGAACCTCGGCTTCGGCCTCGCCGTCCGCTTTCGAGAACTCGTCCGGGAGGAGGTCCTCGTCGCGGTAGTTCACCAGGAGTTCGCCACCGCTCTCGGCGGCGGCGAATAGCGTGTCGGCGAGCATGGCCCGGTAGCAGTCGGCGGCGTCTTCGGCCGACAGGGGCGTCTCCTCGGCGAGTCGGGGCAGCACGAGGCCCTCGCGTGGGGGGTCGGCGAGGACGACCACGAGTGTCATACCACCATCTGCCGTCGCGGGAGCCTTGAACCCGCCGCTTCGGGCCGAGGGACACGCGGCGGAGCCGAGACCGACCGTGCGGACTTATGTGGGACCAGCCCGTTGGATATCGCATGAACTGGTTGAAAGTTCTCGGCGTGCTGGTGCCCCTGGGAATCCTCGCGGCGGGCCTCGGCTCGCTCGCGACACTCGGCACGAATCTCGAACCCCTGACCGACGTGCTGTCGCTTCCGGCCGTCGCGGTCGGCTTCCTCATCGTCGTCGCCGTCATGGGTGCGGTGTCCGTCGTCGGCGCTGGCTCGAAGGAGTGGCGCGCGAACACGTACTGGTAAGCGAGAAAACGCGGCTACCTGCTTCTGCGACCCTTGGTCTGGCGGTAATCGGAGGCCATCAGTTTCGCGAACGCCTCGACGAACGTCTGGGTCTCGTCCTCGTCCTGTTCGTCGGGGGCGATCATGGGGACCAGTTCGAAGCCACGACCCCGGAAGCGCTCCCCGTGGTCGTCGTACACGTCGAACTTCTCGGCCGCCGTGGTCGTGTACTCGGTCGCGATCTCGGCGAGAGCGCGCTCGCCCACCGGAACGATGACCTCCGGGTTTATCATCCGAATCTCCGCGTTGAGGTAGGGTTCACACGTCGCGATCTCCTCGTCGGTCGGGGCGCGTTCGGGGTCCCGACACCGGGTGAGGTACGTGACGAACACGTTCGCAAGTTCGGGCTCGTCGGGGTCGCTGTCGGCCCGGCAGAGCATGAGCCGCCGGAGGATGGAGAGGAAGGTCTCGTCGCGGGCGAAGGGAACACCGGCGTGCTCGGCGTCGGCCGACGGTCGCTCCCCCACGAACAGGAAGTCCGCACCCACGTCGCCGTAGCCGTGGACGACGCGCTCGCGGGGCCCGCAGAGGTCGCAGTTCTCGCAGTTCTCGTCCATCCCGAACGGGTTGGCGAGGTCGTCCTGGTTAGCGTCCACGTCGAGAGCCAGGGCAGGTGGGTGGGTAAGCGCTTCGGAGCGCAGGAGGCCGGAGCCCCGACCACGGAAGGTTTATGTCGGGTTGCTGCCAACTTCTGGCAGAGCGATGCTATCCGTCTCTCGTACAGCAGTCTGCTTCGTCGCTGGCTTCGCACACGTCGGCGGCAATACACCGTCGGAGGTGACCGGCCGATGAGCACGGCGACGGGCACCGACCGCGGCCTCGTGGTTCGGATGGTGCTGACGCTGGCCGTGGTCGCAGCCCTTCCCGTGGTGTTCCTCTATGGGCTGCTGACGGTCCCGTTCGCAGTCCTGTCACTGCTTGGGCGGCATCAGGGCGCGGTCGTCCCGGCCATCTCCCCGCTTGTCGTGGGCGGCGTCGCCGCGGCCGCCCTGGTGATACAGTACCTCGTCGGGCCGTCGCTGGCGTTGCGCCTCGGCCACGCGCGACCCGCCGACGAGGAGGAGTATCCGCGACTCCACGCCTCGGTGGGGCGCATCGCCCAGCAACTCGACATCCCGAAGCCAGCGGTCCGGGTCGTCGACTCCCGTGCCCCGAACGCCTTCGCGGTCGGTCGGACCCCCTCGAACGCCTCGATCGCTGTGACCGACGGGCTGCTCGACACCCTCGACGACGAGGAACTCGACGCCGCGGTTGCCCACGAACTCGCCCACGTCCGGAACCGCGACGCCGCGCTGATGAGCGTCGCGTTCCTCGTCCCGACGGTCGCGTTCTTCGTCGCGAAACTCGTGAGCACGGTGTTCAACGGGCTCGGCCACGTCTGGATAATCCCCGGCGACGACGACTCCGGTGGCGTCCTCGTCGCCATCGCCGCGATCATCCTCTCGCTCTTGCTCATGGGTGTCCTCGCGGTCGTCTTCTGGGCGGCCGGCTTCCTGAGCTACCGGCTGCTCTCGCGCTATCGGGAATATGCCGCCGACCGGGCCGCGGCCGAGGCGACCGGGAACCCGGGCGCGCTCGTGAGCGCCCTCACGACCATCGAGAACGGGATGGAGCGGGCCCCGGAGCGCGACCTCCGGGAACTCGACGGCGGTGAGAGTGCCCTGTACATCGTCCCGCTCTCGGCCGAGATGGTCGAGGAGAAGTCGCTGGTCAGTCCGAAGGTGTTCCCGTCGTCGCACCCGCCGACGAAGGAGCGAATCGAACGGTTGCGCGAACTGGTCTGATTTCCTGGCGCTATCGGCCGAGGCCGCCGCGTTCGATGACGTCGAGGATGAACTTCACGTTCCGCAGAATCTCTTCCGGAGAGGTGTCCTCGTTCTCGTCGTAGAGGTCGCTGGTCCGGTAGAGGATGTTCGCGAGCTGGTCCGACTCGGTGCTCTCGGCCCGAATCTCGTCCGCGATCTCGCGGAGGAACCGGACCTTCTCCGGGTCGGGTTCGAACTCGCGGTCGGGGCTGTCCTTGGAATCAGCCGGGTCGTCGCTCATCGGCTGTTGACGTGCTGCTGGCGCTTGACGAACCCGACGTTGTCCGCGACGGCCTCCGTGATGTCACGGAACGCCTGCCCCGTCTCGTTGTCGTGGTCGAGCACCACGGGCTTACCCTCGTCGCCGCCGGTCCTGACCGCGGGGTCGAGCGGGACCGACCCGAGGAACGGCATGTCGTGGGCGTCGGCGAACTTCTGGCCCCCGCCTTCGCCGAAGATGGCGTGCTCGCCGCCGCAGTCGGGGCACTTGAACGAGCCCATGTTCTCGGCGATGCCCAGCACGACGGTGTCGTGCTTGCCGAACATCTCCAGGCCCTTGCGGGCGTCGTCGAGTGCGACCTCCTGCGGGGTCGTGACGATGACGCTGCCGGTGACGGGGACGGTCTGGAGCAGCGTCAGCTGGGTGTCCCCGGTGCCCGGTGGCAGGTCGATGACCATGTAGTCGAGGTGGCCCCACTCCACGTCCTCCCAGAGCTGGGTGAGGACCTTGTGGACCATCGGGCCGCGCCAGATGACGGGGTCGTCCTCGCCGACCAGGAATGCCATCGACATGAGCTTCATCCCGTACTTCTCCGGGGGCACGAGCTTCTCGTCCTTGGTCGCGCCCGGCGGCTCGTCGGCGTCGACCATCCGCGGGACGTTCGGACCGTACACGTCGGCGTCGAACAGGCCGACGCGTGCGCCCATGTCAGAGAGGCCAGCGGCGATGTTCACGGCCATCGTCGACTTGCCGACGCCACCCTTGCCGGAGGCGACCGCGATGACGTTCTCCACGTTCGGGAACACCTGCTCGTCGCCGGAGAGGCCGGTGTCGGTCTTCGCCGAGAGGTCGATGTCGAGGCCGGTGTCTGCGAGGACCTCGCGGACCTCGTTGGCCAGGTCTGTCTCGATGGGAGAGTAGGGTGCGCCGAGGGCGAGCGAGATGTGTACCTCGTCGCCGTCGACCTCCACGTCGTTCACGAGTCCGAGCGAGACGATGTCGTCGCCCAAAGCCGGGTCCTCGACCTGCCGGAGCCGGTCGAGAATCGCGTCTGCGTCCATGGCCGGGTGTCGGGGCGAGCGAGCGAAAAGGATTGTGTTACACGGTCCCTTCGTTGCCACGACTGTGTGGGGTGTTACCACTGTTCAGTTAGTTTGATGTGAAATGGGTGATATGTACTGGTAGAGGCAGAAAGATGCGTACCCTCCACTTCGCACTCGCCTGATTCTCTCGGCCGCCCAGTCCGGGCGGCACGGGTCGCGCCCACCGTGGCCATAGCCGCAGCACCGCGGCTATCTCAGCCAAGCCACCACCTGACTGCCCGTTCACACCGACGAGCCGGTCGTATCGACTGCAGACCTCCACCCTGTACCACACCACAGGACACGAAACACGACGATGACAGATTCGACATACGGAGACGAAGACGACGACACATTCGACGAACAACGAGCCCGCGTCGACCGCCCGATGGTCCGCCTGTTCCGCGAGTACGGCCGCGAGCACTGGGTCGCTATCGTCGGCGGCATCCTCATGGGAATCGCCGCCCACACGATGGCCCTGCTGCCGACGTACGTCCTCGCCGAGACCATCGACGCGGTCTTCATGCAGACGAAGCCGCAGTACTCGCTCCCGCTGGTCCCCCAGTGGCTCGTCCCGGCGAGCCGGACCGGTCAGTTCTGGTTCTCGGTCGGTCTCGTGGGGTTGACCTACCTGAGCTCGACCGTGTTCACCTGGCTGATGGGGCTGGGACTGAACTCCTTCGCCCAGTCCGTCCAGCACAACGTCCGGGCCGATAGCTACGACGCCATGCAGCGACTCGACTACGAGTTCTTCGCCGACAAGCAGACTGGCGAGCTCATGAGCGTCCTGAACAACGACGTGAACCGCCTCGAGCAGTTCCTCAACGGCGGTCTCTTCATCGCCACGATGCTGCTGGTCAACGTCGGCGTGACGGCGGTACTGCTGGCGTACCTCCAGTGGCAACTCGCCCTGCTGACGATGGTCACGGTCCCGGTCATCGGGCTGTTCACCTACAAGTTCGTCCAGACCATCCAGCCGATGTACTCCGAGGTCCGCTCGACGGTCGGTCAGCTCAACTCCCGCCTGGAGAACAACCTCGGCGGTATCGAGGTCATCAAGGCGAGCACGACCGAGGACTTCGAGGCCGACCGCGTCACCGACGCCTCCCAGGAGTACTACGACAAGAACTGGAACGCCATCACGACGCGCGTGAAGTTCTTCCCTGGCCTCCGATTCACCGCCGGTATCGGCTTCGTGCTGACGTTCGCCGTCGGCGGCCACTGGGTCCTGACGGGACAGGCCCCGCCGCTGATGAGCGGGACGCTTCGCGTCGGTACCTTCGTGGCGTTCGTCTACCTCGGCCAGCGGTTCATCTGGCCGATGAGCCAGTTCGGTGAGCTGGTGAACCTCTACCAGAACGCCCGCGCCTCGGCCGAGCGCATCTTCGGCCTGATGGACGAACCCAGTACCCTCGGTGGCGGCGAGGACCTCCCCGAACTTACCGTCGAGGACGGCACCGTCGCGTACGACCACGTCACCTTCGGCTACGACGACGACGAGACCGTCCTCGAGGACGTCTCCTTCGACGTTTCCGGCGGGGAGATGCTGGCGCTGGTCGGCCCGACCGGGGCCGGCAAGTCCACCGTGCTGAAGCTGCTGCTCCGCCTCTACGACGTGAACGACGGCAGCATCAGCATCGACGGCCAGGACATCCGTGACGTTTCGCCCGAGAGCCTCCGCGATTCAGTCGGCTACGTCAGCCAGGACACCTACCTGTTCTACGGGAGTGTCCGGGACAACATCGCCTACGGCAAGTTCGACGCGACCGACGAGGAGATCGAGGCTGCCGCCAGGGCGGCCGACGCCCACGAGTTCATCAGCGACTTCGAAGACGGCTACGACACCGAGGTCGGTGAACGCGGCGTGAAACTGTCGGGTGGCCAGCGCCAGCGCATCGGCATCGCCCGGGTGCTGCTGCGCGACCCCGACATCCTCCTGCTCGACGAGGCGACCTCGGACGTGGACACCGAGACCGAACTCCGCATCCAGGAGAGCATCGAGAACCTGGTGGCCGACCGCACCGTCATCGCCATCGCGCACCGGCTCTCGACGGTGAAAGACGCCGACCAGATACTCGTACTGGAAGACGGTGCCGTCGAAGAGCGCGGCACCCACGAGGAACTGCTCGAGACGGACGGCACCTACGCCGACCTCTGGGGTGTGCAGGCCGGCGAGCTGGAGACGATTCCCGGCATGGCGTAACCGGCCACGCCGCGGCAACCGGGTAACCATATTCGATTACATTCTCCCTTGCCTGGACACCGAACTTAATAACATAGACTCACAAGGGTTGGTACATGCTGACAGACGAGTTCGGTCGCGAGGTCACCGGGGTCCGGGTCTCCCTCACCGACCGGTGCAACTTCGATTGCGTCTATTGTCACAACGAGGGGTTGGGTGACACGCGGGGGCCGATGGACCCGCAGGACGGCGAGATGAGCGCGGACGACGTGGTCCGGTTCCTCGAGGTGGTCGCGGAGTTCGGCGTGGACAGCGTGAAGTTCACCGGTGGCGAGCCGATGCTCCGCCAGGACCTGGAGGAGATAATCCGGCGGACACCCGACTCGATGGAGGTCTCGATGACGACCAACGGGACGTTCCTGCCCGGCCGTGCGGAGGACCTCGTCGACACCGGCCTCGAACGCGTCAACGTCTCGCAGGACGCGATGGAGCCCGAGGCGTTCGCCGAGGTGACCAAGTCCGGTGCCTACGACCGCGTCATGGAGGGCGTCGAGGCAGCTCTCGACGCCGGCCTCGACCCGGTGAAGCTCAACATGGTCGTGTTCGAGCGAACCGCCGGCTACGTCCCGCAGATGGTCGACCACGTCGCCGAGAACCGCGGGCTCCAGCTCCAGCTCATCGAGTACATGCCCGAACTCACCGGCAACCCCGAGTGGGCCATCGACATCCAGCGCGTCCACGACTGGCTGGCCGAGCAAGCCACGGAGATAGAGCACCGCGAGATGCACGACCGACGACGGTACTGGATCGGCGGCACCAAGGCCTCCGGTGAGGGCGGCATGGTCGAGATCGTCGACCCGGTCGAGAACCCGACGTTCTGTGCGAACTGCCACCGCGTTCGAGTCACCCACGACGGGTTCCTCAAGGGCTGTCTGAACCGCAACGACGACCTCAAGCCGATGGGTGAGATGACGAAACCCGAGATTCGCGAGGCGTTCCGGATGACGGTCGCCGAACGCGTCCCGTACTACGGCGAGTACATGGTCCGCAACGGTGACGGCGAGTGGGAAGTGAATGACAAGTACATCGACGCACCCCCGCAGACCGGCGACTGAGTGGCACTACAGGCGGCGTCGCTCGGTAATGAAGCCCGATTCGTTCTGCTTCGGTCGGCGGAGACTTTCTGGAGTAGCTGGCTGGTTGAATCCAACTGGCTGATTGAATGCTGCCTGAATATTCCAGTTCGCGCGTGCGCGAGCGAGGGAACTGCCGATGAGCAGTCGCCACACCCGGTCCCCGGCACCTGACACTCCGAAACCGGCCGACGAGGACCCCGTCTTCCCCACGCCATCCCCGATACTGTCACACCGTGCCACTCGAACTGCGTTCCGTTGCCCTTAAGTACTGTACGAGAATACGTGTGAACGCAATACGCTGCAGGGGCGCTGGGTCCCGAGTCCGAGAGGGCGAAGATAGACAATCGAGTTGTGGTAGCCAAGCCTGGCCCAAGGCGCAGGGTTGCTAACTCTGTGGCGTCAAGCCTCCGGGGTTCGAATCCCCGCCACAACGTCGGACCTTTCACACCGGCAATTGGGCACGGTGTGAGTCTTCCAACCAGACCGGAAGTGCATCGAGCACTTCCTCCACATATCACACATGAGTGCAGAAGAACCACAGGGCGAACAAGAGGACGAGGACCTTCGGTACTTCGTCCGCATCGGGCAGACAGACCTCGATGGGACGAAGACGGTCGAACGTTCGCTCATCGAGATGAACGGCATCGGCCGACGGACGGCACGAATCGTCGCCGAGGAAGCCGGCGTGGACCGTAAG from Haloarchaeobius sp. HME9146 harbors:
- the moaA gene encoding GTP 3',8-cyclase MoaA, producing MLTDEFGREVTGVRVSLTDRCNFDCVYCHNEGLGDTRGPMDPQDGEMSADDVVRFLEVVAEFGVDSVKFTGGEPMLRQDLEEIIRRTPDSMEVSMTTNGTFLPGRAEDLVDTGLERVNVSQDAMEPEAFAEVTKSGAYDRVMEGVEAALDAGLDPVKLNMVVFERTAGYVPQMVDHVAENRGLQLQLIEYMPELTGNPEWAIDIQRVHDWLAEQATEIEHREMHDRRRYWIGGTKASGEGGMVEIVDPVENPTFCANCHRVRVTHDGFLKGCLNRNDDLKPMGEMTKPEIREAFRMTVAERVPYYGEYMVRNGDGEWEVNDKYIDAPPQTGD